The following proteins are encoded in a genomic region of Oceanisphaera profunda:
- the rluC gene encoding 23S rRNA pseudouridine(955/2504/2580) synthase RluC: MKPELQHSVRLLTIDAEYEGQRIDNFLRTELKGVPKSMIYRIVRKGEVRVNKKRIKPEYKLLAGDIVRIPPVRVAEREDPVPSNKLSEVQPLEAAIVYEDDALIVINKPSGLAVHGGSGLSYGLIEGLRALRPQARFLELVHRLDRDTSGLLLVAKKRSMLRNLHEQLREKTIDKHYLALVCGDWPAKQRAVKAPLRKFEMPTGDRVVKVDTKEGKPSETRFKILQQFTQATLVECSPITGRTHQIRVHTLHGGHPIAGDTKYGDAQFDEQMGKLGLNRLFLHACRLRFFHPVLEEQMTVEAPLEPSLERLLTRLTKR, translated from the coding sequence ATGAAACCAGAACTACAACACAGCGTGCGACTACTCACTATAGATGCTGAGTACGAAGGGCAACGCATAGACAACTTTTTACGAACCGAGCTTAAGGGTGTACCCAAAAGCATGATTTACCGCATTGTGCGCAAAGGTGAGGTAAGAGTTAATAAAAAACGCATTAAACCCGAATATAAACTGCTGGCCGGTGACATAGTGCGCATCCCGCCGGTACGGGTGGCGGAGCGTGAGGATCCGGTGCCAAGCAATAAGCTTAGCGAAGTACAACCCTTAGAAGCGGCCATCGTCTATGAAGATGATGCACTCATTGTTATCAATAAACCTTCTGGGCTGGCGGTACATGGCGGCAGTGGACTCAGCTATGGTCTGATTGAAGGCCTGCGTGCGCTGCGCCCTCAAGCACGGTTTTTAGAATTGGTACACCGTTTGGATCGCGACACCTCCGGCTTATTGTTGGTGGCCAAAAAACGCAGTATGTTGCGCAATCTGCATGAGCAGTTACGTGAAAAAACCATAGATAAACACTATTTAGCTTTGGTGTGTGGTGACTGGCCTGCGAAGCAAAGAGCTGTTAAGGCACCACTGCGCAAGTTTGAAATGCCCACCGGTGATCGCGTAGTGAAAGTTGATACCAAAGAAGGTAAACCTTCAGAAACGCGTTTTAAGATCCTGCAACAGTTTACCCAAGCGACCTTGGTCGAATGTAGCCCCATTACTGGGCGCACCCATCAAATTCGCGTGCACACCTTGCATGGTGGGCACCCCATTGCCGGTGATACCAAATACGGTGATGCCCAGTTTGATGAACAAATGGGTAAGCTAGGCCTAAATCGCTTATTTTTGCATGCGTGTCGGTTGCGTTTCTTCCATCCGGTATTGGAAGAGCAGATGACAGTAGAAGCGCCATTAGAGCCAAGCTTAGAGCGGTTATTAACGCGCCTGACTAAGCGCTAG
- a CDS encoding molybdopterin-dependent oxidoreductase has translation MDLGFPWWLRVEHFLNIIFISFLVRSGLEILGTYPKLYRSQHTVPGTSWAQFTVQDEPKHKYYTVGGEDSNYSPRISLPGRGLLGLGRYWHFMAVTGFVTCWIIYFVLLLVTGQWRRYVPTSWDVFSQAGQDMLAYLAFTMPHPVDGMVFNALQQLSYGFVILILTPLVILTGAFQSPAIANHFSRITRALGGRQVIRSTHFLCLVGYVAFFAVHVILVFMHGYLHETSKMVLGHSNSPVVGGVIFSIGLALIVTLHVVATRWTLADGRAVEKLHNVIVRPWSNLLYKLPARMHYDRSNITGKDVGIDNTTHNFRGSGRPPETPEYLALMANCYEDDYVLEIGGYVERPMTLTIAQLRELAAGHSQTTLHHCVQGFTSIGRWRGITVSDLLDLVKPLPGATDVVYTSFQNMGRDDVLYEGGTYYESTPMVEARMPQTLIAFELNDEGEIPAKNGGPVRLRLETSTGFRSLKWLERIEVTNRYDIILKGRGGFFEDTDFYDRNQLI, from the coding sequence ATGGATCTCGGATTTCCGTGGTGGCTTCGTGTAGAGCACTTCCTCAATATCATCTTCATTTCGTTCCTCGTTCGCTCAGGCCTCGAGATTCTAGGTACCTACCCTAAGCTTTACCGCTCACAGCACACCGTGCCCGGCACATCCTGGGCTCAGTTTACGGTTCAAGACGAACCTAAGCATAAGTACTACACGGTGGGCGGTGAAGACAGCAACTACTCTCCCCGCATTTCGCTCCCCGGGCGCGGCCTGCTGGGTCTGGGGCGTTACTGGCACTTTATGGCGGTGACGGGGTTTGTTACCTGCTGGATAATCTACTTCGTGTTACTGCTGGTTACCGGTCAGTGGCGGCGCTACGTGCCCACCAGTTGGGATGTTTTTTCTCAGGCGGGTCAGGATATGTTGGCCTACCTTGCCTTCACCATGCCCCACCCCGTCGATGGCATGGTGTTTAATGCCCTGCAGCAACTGTCTTACGGTTTCGTGATCCTGATACTAACGCCTTTGGTCATCTTAACTGGGGCATTTCAGTCTCCGGCCATTGCCAACCATTTTTCGCGTATTACCCGTGCACTCGGTGGCCGCCAAGTAATTCGTAGCACGCACTTTTTGTGCCTGGTTGGGTACGTCGCATTCTTCGCAGTACACGTGATCTTGGTCTTTATGCACGGCTACTTGCACGAGACATCAAAGATGGTGTTAGGACACTCCAACAGTCCGGTTGTGGGCGGCGTCATTTTCAGTATCGGCCTCGCCCTCATAGTAACCCTGCATGTGGTCGCTACACGATGGACCTTGGCAGACGGCCGTGCCGTTGAGAAGTTGCACAACGTGATTGTGCGGCCATGGTCTAATCTGCTGTACAAACTGCCCGCGCGCATGCACTACGATCGCTCCAATATCACGGGTAAAGACGTAGGTATTGATAATACCACTCACAACTTCCGTGGCAGCGGCCGGCCACCAGAAACTCCCGAATACCTGGCGCTGATGGCCAACTGCTACGAAGACGACTACGTGCTTGAAATCGGTGGTTACGTTGAACGCCCAATGACACTAACCATTGCGCAGCTTCGCGAACTTGCCGCTGGTCACTCCCAGACCACGTTGCACCACTGTGTGCAGGGCTTCACCTCAATTGGGCGGTGGCGCGGCATTACCGTGTCCGACCTTTTGGATCTGGTGAAACCCTTGCCCGGTGCGACTGACGTGGTGTACACCAGCTTTCAGAACATGGGCCGCGATGATGTGCTGTATGAGGGGGGAACCTATTATGAGTCTACCCCCATGGTTGAGGCACGAATGCCCCAGACGCTGATTGCCTTTGAGCTCAACGACGAAGGCGAAATTCCGGCCAAAAATGGCGGGCCGGTGCGGCTGCGCCTAGAAACCTCGACCGGGTTTCGCAGCCTGAAGTGGCTGGAGCGTATTGAGGTGACCAATCGTTACGATATTATCCTTAAGGGCCGCGGTGGCTTCTTCGAAGACACCGACTTCTACGACCGCAACCAGCTGATCTGA
- a CDS encoding DUF262 domain-containing protein, with amino-acid sequence MQFIPNTVLGLFDSSQKSYEIPVYQRAYSWEKLNWKTFLDDLLEQVQGHNNYFFGNLLLEVISKNKKYEVIDGQQRITTLIIFMRSMLNVLKSRINDPVLSNFDYKAKESIYFKNSGNIKLRPVEYDRACFDALIIDNKSNFSVGTPSQKRMKSAKEYFENELDKIDSLKLLEILDKIESTDLTIVELEGKKDSALMFELENNRGKELTNMEKIKSYFMYQMYVYSKPEEVEMNIESISNIFKLIYLIINDLKNINEDSILIYHNNAYIKGFAYRTLDDVKDAFKKSDDKVEWIKSYVEELHTTFSNVKKFEASNDFFAQRLNELGAPAFIYPFIIKGYKYFVEDNTKLNQLFNILEVITFRAKLINSRANIQERLNGILLSFNGDLADLLKKIKSKLNESWYWGDSNTKNYLNGSMYGNNVLNYLLWRYENHIQNKGYSIRTFSIENEQIEHVSPQTPTNGEPIETGYEVDVDNQYCDEFIAEKLNSMGNLMLISGSHNSSIGNKPFSKKLATYKNNPLLNQQAEIVKFAKHENNLPVWKSKSIDERQDKLLIFAIENWSFDQIKVICF; translated from the coding sequence ATGCAATTTATTCCAAATACAGTCTTAGGACTATTTGATAGTTCGCAAAAATCATATGAAATCCCTGTTTATCAAAGAGCGTACTCATGGGAAAAACTAAATTGGAAAACATTTCTGGATGATTTATTAGAACAAGTGCAAGGACATAATAATTATTTTTTTGGTAATTTGTTACTGGAAGTAATTAGTAAAAATAAAAAATATGAAGTTATTGATGGTCAACAACGCATTACCACATTAATAATATTTATGAGATCAATGCTGAATGTATTGAAAAGTAGAATCAATGATCCCGTATTAAGCAACTTTGATTATAAAGCAAAAGAAAGTATCTATTTTAAAAATAGTGGAAATATAAAACTACGACCTGTTGAGTATGATAGAGCATGTTTCGATGCGCTAATAATTGATAATAAAAGTAATTTCTCTGTAGGAACACCATCACAAAAAAGAATGAAGTCTGCAAAAGAATATTTTGAAAACGAACTGGATAAAATAGACTCTTTAAAACTACTTGAGATTTTAGATAAAATAGAGAGTACCGATTTAACTATTGTTGAATTAGAAGGTAAGAAAGACTCAGCTTTGATGTTTGAGTTGGAAAATAATAGAGGTAAAGAGTTAACCAATATGGAAAAAATTAAATCATATTTCATGTACCAAATGTATGTCTATAGTAAGCCTGAAGAAGTTGAAATGAATATTGAAAGTATTTCAAACATTTTCAAATTAATTTATTTAATAATAAATGATCTTAAAAATATAAATGAAGATAGTATCTTAATTTATCATAATAATGCTTACATAAAAGGTTTTGCTTATCGTACTTTAGATGATGTAAAAGATGCATTTAAGAAGTCAGATGATAAGGTCGAATGGATAAAGTCTTATGTCGAAGAATTACACACTACTTTTTCTAATGTAAAAAAATTCGAAGCGTCGAATGACTTTTTTGCACAAAGACTTAATGAGCTAGGAGCTCCTGCATTCATATACCCTTTTATTATTAAAGGGTATAAGTATTTTGTTGAAGACAATACTAAGTTGAATCAGCTTTTTAATATTCTAGAAGTTATTACTTTCAGAGCAAAATTAATAAATAGTAGAGCAAATATACAAGAAAGATTAAATGGGATTTTACTATCATTTAATGGCGATTTGGCAGATTTACTTAAAAAGATAAAAAGCAAGCTTAATGAATCTTGGTACTGGGGAGACTCGAATACCAAAAATTATTTAAATGGTTCTATGTATGGTAATAATGTACTGAATTATTTGCTTTGGAGGTATGAAAACCATATCCAAAACAAAGGTTACAGCATTAGAACGTTTTCAATTGAAAATGAGCAAATAGAGCATGTTTCACCACAGACTCCTACAAATGGTGAGCCAATTGAAACGGGATATGAAGTTGACGTTGATAATCAATACTGTGATGAATTTATTGCTGAAAAGTTAAACTCCATGGGGAATTTAATGCTTATCTCAGGTTCTCATAATTCTTCTATCGGAAATAAGCCGTTTAGTAAAAAGCTTGCCACATATAAAAACAATCCCCTATTAAATCAACAAGCTGAAATTGTAAAGTTTGCAAAACATGAAAATAACTTACCTGTATGGAAAAGTAAATCTATAGATGAAAGGCAAGATAAGCTTTTAATATTTGCTATAGAAAACTGGAGCTTTGATCAAATAAAAGTCATCTGTTTTTAA
- a CDS encoding CIA30 family protein: MNDNINTHGPAVLAEQLVDVYNCAQHEPSPWKVISDQVMGGVSRATQHQAERHHSPCTCLVGRTSLDNNGGFVQIKLDIEPSELSADYKGIFIELAGNGHDYNLHVKTAQLTRPWQSFRYTLSVKPQWTRFIVPFQQLLAHRTEAELQPAEIKSIAVVAIGQEFDVDVCVRRFGFFI, encoded by the coding sequence ATGAATGACAATATTAACACTCACGGCCCGGCGGTTCTTGCCGAACAATTAGTTGATGTTTATAACTGTGCTCAGCATGAGCCTTCACCTTGGAAAGTGATCAGTGATCAGGTAATGGGCGGTGTCTCTCGTGCGACACAACACCAAGCAGAACGTCATCATTCGCCCTGTACCTGTTTAGTGGGCCGCACCAGCCTTGATAACAACGGCGGATTCGTGCAGATAAAGCTTGATATTGAGCCGAGTGAGTTAAGTGCTGACTACAAAGGGATCTTCATTGAGCTGGCTGGCAACGGCCACGATTATAATCTGCATGTAAAAACCGCTCAGCTAACCCGACCTTGGCAGTCTTTTCGCTACACTTTGTCCGTGAAGCCACAATGGACTCGATTCATTGTGCCCTTTCAGCAACTGCTCGCTCATCGCACCGAAGCAGAGCTGCAACCAGCAGAGATAAAAAGCATTGCCGTGGTGGCCATAGGTCAAGAATTCGATGTTGATGTTTGTGTACGGCGATTTGGGTTTTTTATATAA
- the rne gene encoding ribonuclease E — MKRMLINATQEEELRVALVDGQKLYDLDIESPGHEQKKANIYKGKITRVEPSLEAAFVDYGAERHGFLPLKEIARNYFPAGYSYQGRPNIKEVVKEGQEVIVQIDKEERGNKGAALTTFISLAGSYLVLMPNNPRAGGISRRIEGDERTELKEALSQLALPDGMGLIVRTAGVGKSAEELEWDLRVLQGHWKAIQEASEGGAAPFLIHQESNVIVRAIRDYLRRDIGEIVIDNPVVYERAKKHIELVRPDSLKIVKLYDGDVPMFSHYQIESQIESAFQREVRLPSGGSIVIDPTEALTSIDINSSRATKGSDIEETALKTNLEAAEEIARQLRLRDLGGLVVIDFIDMTPVRHQREVENCLRDAVRQDRARIQLGRISRFGLLEMSRQRLRPSLGESSTHVCPRCLGQGTIRDTESLALAILRLIEEEALKDNTGQIHGQVPVDVAAYLLNEKRKSIASLEQRYSVEIYIIPNEQLETPHFSVERVRSGEEESVSSYHLKTDVPKSTYTPRDSQSGSRIEQPALQGFTAPAPAPTASAPAPAAAAPAPTPTAAPAPAVVAGPGLISRVFSVVSSWFNGNTDAEAAAASTATPRPATANNNGNAGNNGRNASNNGTGERNQSRNNQRSSSRDRNDRNSNDRNDRSQRNPRNSNSRKPREEERNTAVQAESKAPVTVAVQDENKTDRPRRERRKPRRDQQPAPAQLNEVDTADAATAATAAATTAVTTTAAAPATESQEQNLAERRQRRQQRKQVRIGGEEQQTATTETAAQPQATAKADDNSSKEHHKRSAMPKRKRMNEDSRRRRREDSIAALIAAQGEDKWVATEEALAAAQPVAQEAKAQPTPAATEQPVAPKQEAAKVETQATPEATAPVAAKAEAPVEPKAAEPVVAARPVEEQKVQEQKAAEPKAEQPAVVEQPVVKAEAEVKAEPAAPVAPAAVAPKAEPTVAVDKVAVAPAVAEPAPTQQPAEPVAAAPVAPTPSEPKAEPVATSQPTAKPEAAPQPKAEPVAAQPEAKAAPQAAGLYRRSRQASAPMVKPEVVAPVPYVKPEYPQQLPRENVATSGRHAGSTAAQNKASAPMAKPESH; from the coding sequence ATGAAAAGAATGCTAATCAACGCAACTCAAGAAGAAGAGTTGCGCGTCGCCCTAGTAGATGGGCAAAAACTGTACGATCTGGATATTGAAAGTCCAGGCCATGAACAAAAAAAAGCCAATATCTATAAAGGTAAAATTACTCGTGTAGAGCCCAGCCTAGAAGCGGCGTTTGTCGATTACGGTGCTGAGCGTCACGGTTTTTTACCGTTAAAAGAAATTGCGCGTAACTATTTTCCTGCCGGATACAGCTACCAAGGCCGACCCAACATCAAAGAAGTGGTCAAAGAAGGCCAAGAAGTCATCGTACAAATTGATAAAGAAGAGCGCGGCAATAAAGGCGCGGCACTCACTACTTTTATCAGCTTGGCCGGTTCTTACTTGGTACTGATGCCTAATAACCCTCGTGCCGGCGGTATTTCTCGTCGTATCGAAGGTGACGAGCGTACCGAGCTTAAAGAAGCCTTGTCTCAGCTTGCCCTGCCCGATGGCATGGGCCTGATTGTGCGCACCGCCGGTGTGGGCAAGTCAGCAGAAGAGCTGGAGTGGGACTTGCGCGTACTGCAAGGCCACTGGAAAGCGATTCAAGAAGCCTCTGAAGGCGGCGCGGCTCCTTTCTTAATTCACCAAGAAAGTAACGTGATTGTGCGTGCCATTCGTGACTACTTGCGCCGTGATATTGGCGAGATTGTGATCGACAATCCCGTAGTCTACGAACGCGCTAAAAAGCACATTGAGCTGGTACGTCCAGACTCCTTAAAAATCGTGAAGCTGTACGACGGCGACGTGCCGATGTTTAGCCACTATCAGATTGAAAGCCAAATTGAGTCGGCCTTTCAACGCGAAGTGCGCCTGCCCTCAGGCGGCAGCATCGTGATTGACCCTACCGAAGCTTTAACCAGTATCGACATCAACTCTTCTCGCGCCACCAAAGGCAGCGACATAGAAGAAACGGCACTGAAAACTAACCTAGAAGCGGCCGAAGAAATTGCTCGCCAGTTACGCCTGCGTGACTTAGGTGGCTTAGTGGTGATCGATTTTATCGACATGACGCCCGTGCGCCATCAGCGTGAAGTAGAAAACTGCCTGCGCGATGCCGTGCGCCAAGACCGTGCCCGCATTCAGTTAGGCCGTATTTCTCGCTTTGGTTTGCTAGAAATGTCGCGTCAGCGTTTGCGCCCTTCTCTTGGTGAGTCCAGCACCCATGTTTGCCCTCGCTGTTTAGGCCAAGGCACCATTCGTGATACCGAATCTCTCGCTCTGGCCATTTTGCGCCTGATTGAAGAAGAAGCGCTGAAAGACAACACCGGTCAAATTCACGGCCAAGTGCCGGTAGACGTAGCCGCTTATCTGTTGAACGAAAAGCGCAAGTCTATCGCTAGCTTAGAGCAGCGTTATAGCGTTGAAATTTACATTATTCCTAACGAGCAGCTAGAAACTCCGCACTTTAGTGTGGAACGTGTGCGCAGCGGCGAAGAAGAAAGTGTCAGCAGCTATCACCTAAAAACCGATGTGCCTAAGTCGACGTATACGCCGCGCGACAGCCAATCTGGCTCACGTATTGAGCAGCCTGCATTGCAGGGCTTTACTGCCCCCGCTCCCGCGCCGACGGCTAGCGCCCCGGCACCGGCTGCTGCTGCCCCAGCTCCAACACCTACTGCTGCCCCCGCCCCTGCAGTAGTGGCCGGACCTGGCTTGATCAGCCGTGTTTTCAGTGTGGTTAGCAGCTGGTTTAACGGTAATACAGACGCGGAAGCCGCTGCTGCATCTACAGCCACGCCTCGCCCTGCCACTGCGAATAACAATGGCAATGCCGGAAATAACGGTCGTAACGCGAGTAACAATGGCACCGGCGAGCGTAACCAGAGCCGCAATAACCAACGCTCTTCAAGTCGTGACCGTAATGATCGCAACAGCAATGATCGTAATGATCGCTCACAGCGTAATCCTCGTAATAGCAACAGCCGCAAACCGCGTGAAGAAGAACGCAATACTGCCGTGCAAGCTGAGTCTAAAGCACCGGTAACCGTTGCCGTTCAGGATGAAAATAAGACTGATCGCCCACGTCGTGAACGCAGAAAACCGCGCCGTGACCAGCAACCAGCACCAGCTCAACTGAATGAAGTGGATACTGCTGACGCTGCAACTGCCGCTACTGCTGCCGCAACCACAGCAGTCACGACCACCGCTGCTGCGCCTGCTACTGAGTCTCAAGAGCAGAACTTGGCTGAACGTCGTCAGCGCCGTCAGCAAAGAAAACAAGTACGTATTGGTGGTGAAGAACAGCAAACCGCAACCACTGAAACTGCTGCTCAGCCGCAAGCCACTGCCAAGGCAGATGATAACAGTAGCAAAGAGCACCACAAACGCAGTGCCATGCCTAAGCGCAAGCGCATGAACGAAGACAGCCGTCGTCGTCGTCGCGAAGACAGCATAGCCGCGTTAATTGCCGCTCAAGGTGAAGACAAGTGGGTCGCGACCGAAGAAGCACTGGCCGCCGCACAACCTGTAGCGCAAGAAGCTAAAGCTCAGCCAACGCCAGCAGCCACTGAACAGCCAGTAGCGCCTAAGCAAGAAGCAGCGAAAGTAGAAACTCAAGCTACTCCTGAAGCTACAGCGCCAGTAGCAGCGAAAGCCGAAGCTCCGGTTGAGCCTAAAGCCGCCGAGCCAGTTGTCGCCGCCCGCCCTGTTGAAGAGCAAAAGGTTCAAGAGCAAAAAGCAGCAGAGCCGAAAGCTGAGCAGCCAGCCGTTGTTGAACAGCCTGTTGTTAAAGCTGAAGCGGAAGTTAAAGCGGAACCAGCTGCACCTGTGGCACCTGCCGCCGTTGCACCTAAAGCTGAGCCAACCGTGGCCGTTGATAAAGTAGCTGTGGCACCTGCAGTAGCAGAGCCTGCGCCGACTCAACAGCCAGCCGAGCCAGTAGCAGCCGCGCCGGTTGCACCAACGCCAAGCGAGCCAAAAGCTGAGCCTGTAGCCACTAGCCAGCCTACGGCAAAGCCTGAAGCTGCTCCTCAGCCTAAAGCTGAACCAGTAGCTGCCCAGCCAGAAGCAAAAGCAGCGCCACAGGCCGCCGGTTTATACCGTCGCTCACGCCAAGCTTCTGCGCCCATGGTTAAGCCAGAAGTGGTTGCGCCAGTGCCTTACGTAAAGCCTGAGTACCCTCAGCAGCTGCCACGCGAAAACGTTGCCACTAGTGGACGTCACGCAGGCAGCACTGCGGCACAAAACAAGGCATCGGCCCCCATGGCGAAGCCAGAAAGTCATTAA
- a CDS encoding HAD family hydrolase — translation MKFRLVIFDWDGTLMDSVARIVSSMQTAALDCLLPVPSAEAVRDIIGLSLYKAFPILFGTLSDAQSTQLLTVYRRHYLELDQTPSPLFAGASDTIKGLHASGYQLAVATGKQRVGLDSVLADTQLGSYFHALRGADQAVSKPHPLMLEQILDELQVKPAEAVMVGDSSYDLAMAQAIGMPRIGVTYGVHDSIKLSAHQPLALIDDIRHLRQWV, via the coding sequence ATGAAGTTTCGATTAGTGATTTTTGATTGGGATGGCACGCTCATGGACTCGGTGGCGCGCATTGTGTCTAGCATGCAAACTGCGGCGCTGGATTGTTTGTTGCCGGTGCCAAGTGCGGAGGCGGTGCGCGATATTATCGGGCTTAGCTTATATAAGGCGTTTCCGATTTTGTTTGGCACTCTTAGTGACGCCCAGTCGACTCAACTGTTGACCGTCTATCGCCGTCATTATTTAGAGCTGGATCAAACCCCATCACCCTTGTTTGCCGGTGCATCCGATACCATCAAAGGCTTGCATGCTAGTGGCTATCAATTAGCAGTGGCCACGGGTAAACAGCGGGTGGGTTTGGATAGCGTATTGGCAGATACCCAATTGGGCAGTTATTTTCATGCACTGCGCGGGGCCGATCAGGCGGTGTCTAAGCCGCACCCGTTAATGCTCGAGCAAATCTTAGATGAGCTACAAGTGAAGCCCGCTGAGGCGGTAATGGTGGGGGATTCAAGCTACGACCTAGCAATGGCTCAAGCCATCGGCATGCCGCGCATCGGGGTAACCTACGGCGTGCACGACTCCATTAAGTTAAGCGCTCACCAGCCGCTAGCGTTAATTGACGATATTCGCCACTTGCGGCAGTGGGTTTAA
- a CDS encoding IS5 family transposase (programmed frameshift), producing the protein MRHYLLRDDQWECIEELLPGKASDRGVTALDNRKFVEAVLWIARTGAPWRDLPDFYGHWHRVYVRYSRWSHKGVWLTIMEELSKEADFEQLMIDGSIVRVHQHGAAKKKSKDAEAMGKSRGGLTTKIHAAVDALGNPVRLLLTLGQASEYDQAEALLDGFTPSQVLADKGYDSDAFVESIQSVGAEAVIPSRKNRLEPRPLDRHVYKDRNLVERFFQKLKQFRRIATRYERLAKNYQSMLSLVSAVIWLA; encoded by the exons ATGAGGCATTACTTGCTACGAGATGATCAATGGGAGTGCATCGAAGAACTGCTCCCGGGTAAAGCTAGCGATAGAGGCGTGACAGCACTCGATAATCGCAAATTTGTTGAAGCGGTACTTTGGATTGCTCGAACTGGCGCACCTTGGCGGGATTTACCTGATTTTTATGGGCATTGGCACCGCGTTTACGTCCGATATAGTCGTTGGTCTCACAAAGGCGTCTGGCTCACGATAATGGAGGAGTTATCCAAAGAAGCTGATTTTGAGCAACTCATGATCGACGGTAGTATCGTTCGTGTCCATCAACATGGGGCGGCTAAAAAAAAGAGCA AAGATGCAGAAGCCATGGGGAAGTCTAGAGGTGGACTAACGACTAAAATCCATGCTGCCGTTGACGCTTTAGGCAACCCCGTGCGCTTACTGTTAACCCTAGGGCAGGCCTCAGAATATGATCAAGCAGAGGCATTGTTGGATGGTTTTACGCCTAGCCAGGTCTTGGCTGACAAGGGTTATGATTCAGATGCGTTTGTTGAAAGTATTCAAAGTGTTGGAGCAGAAGCGGTTATACCCTCAAGAAAAAATCGATTGGAGCCAAGGCCGTTGGATCGTCATGTTTATAAAGATCGCAACTTGGTTGAGCGTTTCTTCCAAAAGTTGAAGCAATTTCGTCGTATAGCAACTAGGTACGAACGACTGGCAAAAAATTACCAGTCAATGTTGAGCCTCGTGTCAGCCGTTATCTGGCTGGCATAA
- a CDS encoding type II toxin-antitoxin system RelB/DinJ family antitoxin has protein sequence MDTRIQFRVDEETKRLAQQMAESQGRTLSDACRELTEQLADQQRKASSHDAWLSEQVNLAFEKLDAGKSTFIEHDQAKSIMAERKAKIRSRSVNQ, from the coding sequence ATGGATACTAGAATTCAGTTTCGAGTCGATGAAGAAACCAAACGCTTGGCCCAACAAATGGCTGAGAGCCAAGGCCGTACCCTTAGTGATGCTTGTAGAGAACTTACAGAGCAATTAGCTGATCAACAACGTAAAGCCTCGTCTCATGATGCTTGGCTAAGTGAGCAGGTAAATTTAGCTTTCGAAAAGTTAGATGCCGGAAAGTCTACTTTTATTGAACATGACCAAGCCAAATCTATAATGGCAGAACGCAAAGCTAAGATCCGCAGCCGGAGTGTTAATCAGTGA
- a CDS encoding Maf family protein codes for MPSALPSLILASSSVYRQQLLGKLQLPFSSHSPDIDETALPNECAEALVLRLAEQKARALSHLYPRSLIIGSDQVCVNPVSINQAGVNQSQILGKPHTLTNARAQLLAASGQRITFYTGLAVYDAAKLQMRSLVEPFSVVFRTLSEAQVDRYLEREPALDCAGAFKCEGLGISLFKRMEGRDPNALVGLPLIALVDLLAECGVQVP; via the coding sequence ATGCCTTCAGCCCTGCCGTCACTGATCCTTGCTTCGTCATCCGTCTATCGCCAACAGCTATTAGGCAAGCTACAACTGCCTTTTAGCAGCCATAGCCCAGACATAGACGAGACCGCCCTGCCCAATGAGTGTGCCGAGGCGTTAGTACTGCGCTTAGCCGAGCAAAAAGCCCGCGCCCTGAGCCACCTTTATCCCCGCAGCCTGATTATTGGCTCCGATCAGGTGTGTGTGAACCCCGTGTCCATTAACCAAGCCGGTGTGAACCAAAGCCAAATATTGGGTAAGCCACACACCTTGACCAACGCCCGCGCACAATTATTGGCCGCCAGTGGCCAGCGCATTACCTTTTATACGGGGCTCGCGGTGTATGATGCCGCAAAGCTGCAAATGCGCTCCTTAGTAGAGCCATTTTCTGTGGTGTTTCGTACCTTAAGTGAGGCACAAGTGGATCGCTACCTTGAGCGAGAGCCCGCTCTGGACTGCGCCGGCGCCTTTAAATGCGAAGGCTTAGGCATTAGCTTATTTAAACGCATGGAAGGCCGTGATCCCAACGCCCTCGTCGGCCTGCCCTTAATCGCGCTGGTCGACTTGTTGGCTGAGTGTGGAGTGCAAGTGCCTTGA
- a CDS encoding type II toxin-antitoxin system RelE/ParE family toxin gives MILWEEESLNDREKIFEFLYDFNPAAADKTDQIIEEKIENLLQQPLMSVQRDDIKGRLLIIPEISMIVSYSVDGSVIRIMRILHQKQKFPT, from the coding sequence GTGATCTTATGGGAAGAAGAATCTCTGAACGACCGAGAAAAAATTTTTGAATTTCTTTATGACTTTAATCCTGCGGCTGCAGATAAAACAGATCAGATCATTGAAGAAAAGATAGAAAATTTACTTCAACAGCCATTAATGAGCGTTCAGCGAGATGATATAAAAGGTCGATTACTTATAATCCCTGAGATATCAATGATAGTTTCCTATTCAGTTGATGGCTCAGTAATTCGTATCATGAGAATACTACACCAGAAACAAAAATTTCCGACGTAG